The following are encoded in a window of Halosimplex halophilum genomic DNA:
- a CDS encoding ROK family protein, with translation MDHVAVFGIGSTNFRSAVAATDGELLTEPAVEPTRPRDLADQLVAAVDDLRGATAQDLDAVAVSTTGLVDDADGAIRRFDTPSGETLDRIELAEPVDRAHGLPVTLVNDCNAAALGEWYYGARRDERCLAHLTFGTGIGGGVVEDGRLHRGENDQAGEFGLLPVAPHEFESTGVAGAWEAVASGRGIPEFVARRLDRDGADDESAMDESAAPGDAATSGDGSTLDDAPADPEWFDGAATTAADVFAAADAGDALAGACLDEVARYDAAGVAAVCNAVDPGLVTLGGGVALHNPEWIVAGIEEHLDRYLFVDRPTVRITPLGDDIDLYGALAAARAEPE, from the coding sequence ATGGACCACGTCGCCGTGTTCGGGATCGGGAGCACGAACTTCCGGTCGGCCGTCGCCGCGACCGACGGTGAGCTGCTGACCGAGCCCGCGGTCGAACCGACGCGGCCTCGCGATCTCGCCGACCAGCTCGTCGCGGCGGTCGACGACCTGCGGGGGGCGACGGCTCAGGACCTCGACGCCGTCGCCGTCTCGACGACGGGGCTCGTCGACGACGCCGACGGAGCGATCCGCAGATTCGACACTCCCTCCGGGGAGACGCTCGACCGGATCGAACTCGCCGAGCCAGTCGACCGCGCCCACGGGCTCCCCGTCACGCTGGTCAACGACTGCAACGCGGCCGCGCTCGGGGAGTGGTACTACGGCGCGCGCCGCGACGAGCGCTGTCTCGCCCACCTCACGTTCGGGACCGGGATCGGCGGCGGCGTCGTCGAGGACGGCCGGCTCCACCGCGGCGAGAACGACCAGGCCGGCGAGTTCGGCCTGCTGCCGGTCGCGCCACACGAGTTCGAGAGCACGGGCGTCGCCGGCGCCTGGGAGGCCGTCGCGTCCGGCCGCGGGATCCCTGAGTTCGTCGCCCGTCGTCTGGACCGCGACGGGGCGGATGACGAGTCCGCGATGGACGAGTCCGCCGCGCCGGGCGACGCGGCCACATCGGGCGACGGCTCCACCCTGGACGACGCGCCGGCCGACCCCGAGTGGTTCGACGGCGCGGCGACGACGGCCGCGGACGTGTTCGCGGCGGCCGACGCGGGCGACGCCCTGGCGGGGGCGTGTCTCGACGAGGTCGCCCGGTACGACGCCGCCGGGGTCGCGGCGGTCTGCAACGCGGTCGACCCCGGGCTGGTCACCCTCGGCGGCGGCGTCGCGCTGCACAACCCCGAGTGGATCGTCGCCGGGATCGAGGAGCACCTCGACCGCTACCTGTTCGTCGACCGCCCGACGGTCCGTATCACGCCGCTGGGCGACGACATCGACCTCTACGGGGCGCTGGCGGCCGCCCGGGCCGAACCGGAGTGA
- a CDS encoding ribosome biogenesis/translation initiation ATPase RLI → MADDSIAVVDLDRCQPDRCNYECANFCPPNRSGKECIVTREERFEEGEPFEGDPDQIHISEEICLGESCGICVNKCPFDAIEIINLPQELDDEPVHRYGENAFALYGLPAPQEGQVTGILGPNGIGKTTAVRILADEMAPNLGQVSGDPPGWETVMDEYRGTELQTYLEELRAGDVTVARKPQYVDQIPDQFDGTTRELLERTDERGALDELIDRVGIRPVVDQDIDTLSGGELQRVALVACLARDADFYFLDELTPYLDIGQRMTAARLVRELADEGGRSMLVVEHDLAILDLLADTIHVAYGSSGAFGVITSPKSTKNGINEYLGGYLENENMRVRQESITFEEHAPRTSAEGEVVVEYPDLTKSYGDGEFSLDVEGGAIQENEVLGVVGPNGIGKSTFAQMLAGRLEPDEGEVDARLDIAYKPQYVEIDQPMRVDAFLSSITDDFGTSYWNTEIADPLQLDRVMEQNLTDLSGGERQRVAIAACLSEDADLYLLDEPSAHLDVEQRVRATSAIRRYAENHDATALVIDHDIYMIDLLADRMLVFDGEPAAHGHASPPVSMRDGMNEFLANLDITFRRDERTGRPRINKPGSQLDREQKNAGEYYYSD, encoded by the coding sequence ATGGCCGACGACTCCATCGCGGTCGTCGACCTCGACCGCTGCCAGCCGGACCGCTGTAACTACGAGTGTGCGAACTTCTGCCCGCCGAACCGCTCGGGCAAGGAGTGTATCGTCACCCGCGAGGAGCGCTTCGAGGAGGGCGAGCCCTTCGAGGGCGACCCCGACCAGATCCACATCTCCGAGGAGATCTGCCTCGGCGAGTCCTGCGGTATCTGCGTCAACAAGTGCCCGTTCGACGCCATCGAGATCATCAACCTCCCGCAGGAACTCGACGACGAGCCCGTCCACCGCTACGGCGAGAACGCCTTCGCCCTCTACGGGCTGCCCGCCCCCCAGGAGGGGCAGGTGACGGGCATCCTCGGCCCCAACGGCATCGGGAAGACCACCGCGGTCCGCATCCTCGCCGACGAGATGGCCCCGAACCTCGGCCAGGTGTCGGGCGACCCGCCCGGCTGGGAGACCGTCATGGACGAGTACCGCGGGACGGAACTGCAGACCTACCTCGAAGAGCTCCGGGCGGGCGACGTGACCGTCGCGCGCAAACCGCAGTACGTCGACCAGATCCCCGACCAGTTCGACGGGACCACCCGCGAGCTGCTGGAGCGGACCGACGAGCGGGGCGCGCTCGACGAGCTGATCGACCGCGTCGGGATCCGCCCGGTCGTCGACCAGGACATCGACACCCTCTCCGGCGGCGAGCTCCAGCGGGTCGCCCTGGTGGCGTGTCTCGCCCGCGACGCCGACTTCTACTTCCTCGACGAGCTGACGCCCTACCTCGACATCGGCCAGCGGATGACCGCCGCGCGACTCGTCCGGGAACTCGCCGACGAGGGCGGCCGCTCGATGCTCGTCGTCGAGCACGACCTCGCGATCCTCGACCTGCTGGCCGACACCATCCACGTCGCCTACGGCTCGTCGGGCGCGTTCGGCGTCATCACGAGCCCCAAATCGACGAAAAACGGCATCAACGAGTACCTCGGCGGCTACCTGGAGAACGAGAACATGCGGGTCCGCCAGGAGTCGATCACCTTCGAGGAACACGCCCCGCGGACCAGCGCCGAGGGCGAGGTCGTCGTCGAGTACCCCGACCTCACCAAGTCCTACGGCGACGGCGAGTTCTCGCTCGACGTTGAGGGCGGCGCGATCCAGGAGAACGAGGTGCTGGGCGTCGTCGGGCCGAACGGCATCGGGAAGTCCACCTTCGCCCAGATGCTCGCCGGCCGGCTGGAGCCCGACGAGGGCGAGGTTGACGCGCGGCTGGACATCGCCTACAAGCCCCAGTACGTCGAGATCGACCAGCCGATGCGCGTCGACGCGTTCCTCTCCTCTATCACCGACGACTTCGGCACCTCCTACTGGAACACGGAGATCGCCGACCCGCTGCAGCTCGACCGCGTGATGGAGCAGAACCTGACCGACCTCTCCGGGGGCGAGCGCCAGCGCGTCGCCATCGCGGCCTGCCTCTCGGAGGACGCCGACCTGTACCTGCTCGACGAGCCCTCGGCGCACCTCGACGTGGAACAGCGGGTCCGCGCCACCTCGGCCATCCGCCGCTACGCCGAGAACCACGACGCCACCGCCCTCGTCATCGACCACGACATCTACATGATCGACCTGCTGGCCGACCGGATGCTCGTCTTCGACGGCGAACCGGCCGCACACGGCCACGCCTCGCCGCCGGTGAGCATGCGTGACGGCATGAACGAGTTCCTCGCGAACCTCGACATCACCTTCCGCCGCGACGAGCGCACCGGCCGCCCGCGGATCAACAAGCCCGGCAGTCAGCTGGATCGGGAGCAGAAGAACGCCGGCGAGTACTACTACAGCGACTGA
- a CDS encoding ABC transporter ATP-binding protein, which translates to MPAIETTALTKRYGDVRAVEGLDLAVDSGEVFGFLGPNGAGKSTTIDLLLGFRRPTEGSATVLGHDATAEARAVRARTGLLPEGCEFYENLTARDHVRSAVEATGADDDPDAVLDRVGLDPGAARRPVGGYSTGMTQRLALAVALVGEPDLLVLDEPSSGLDPSGIRRLREIVREEAARGATVFFSSHILGQVEQVCDRVGIMAGGELVAVDAIDDLRAELGANEVLDVTVAEPPEPSALDGIDGVADVTVDGDTVRAECSRPEAKAAVVARLTERTRVRDFGVEDVSLESVFDEYTSGTGSTRRAAGSVGAGEAAVEGDDGSNRSLPLLGGG; encoded by the coding sequence ATGCCCGCCATCGAGACCACCGCCCTGACGAAACGCTACGGCGACGTTCGCGCGGTCGAGGGACTCGACCTCGCCGTCGACTCGGGGGAGGTCTTCGGCTTCCTCGGGCCCAACGGCGCCGGGAAGTCGACGACCATCGACCTCCTGCTCGGGTTCCGGCGGCCGACCGAGGGGTCGGCGACCGTGCTGGGCCACGACGCGACCGCCGAGGCCCGCGCGGTGCGGGCCCGGACCGGGCTCCTCCCCGAGGGCTGCGAGTTCTACGAGAACCTGACCGCCCGCGACCACGTGAGGTCCGCCGTCGAGGCGACGGGCGCCGACGACGACCCCGACGCCGTCCTCGACCGCGTCGGGCTGGACCCCGGTGCGGCCCGCCGCCCCGTCGGCGGCTACTCCACGGGGATGACCCAGCGGCTCGCGCTGGCGGTCGCGCTGGTCGGCGAACCGGACCTGCTCGTCCTCGACGAGCCCTCCAGCGGGCTGGACCCGTCGGGGATCCGGCGGCTCCGGGAGATCGTCCGCGAGGAGGCCGCCCGCGGCGCGACCGTGTTCTTCTCCTCGCACATTCTGGGGCAGGTCGAACAGGTCTGCGACCGGGTCGGGATCATGGCCGGGGGCGAACTCGTCGCCGTCGACGCCATCGACGACCTCCGGGCGGAGCTCGGCGCGAACGAGGTCCTCGACGTGACCGTCGCGGAGCCCCCGGAGCCGTCGGCCCTCGACGGGATCGACGGGGTGGCCGACGTGACGGTCGACGGCGACACCGTCCGCGCGGAGTGCTCCCGGCCCGAGGCGAAGGCCGCCGTCGTCGCCCGGCTGACCGAGCGCACCCGCGTCCGCGACTTCGGGGTCGAGGACGTCTCGCTCGAATCGGTCTTCGACGAGTACACGTCGGGTACCGGCTCGACCCGGCGCGCGGCCGGCAGCGTCGGGGCCGGCGAGGCCGCCGTGGAGGGAGACGACGGGAGCAACCGCTCCCTTCCGCTGCTGGGAGGTGGGTGA